GTTGCACGAGACTCTTATCGAGTTTCATGTTCGGGATGCCGTACATCAGCAACCCGCCGATACGGTCAGCCCGCTCGAAGACGGTCACGGTGTGGCCGGCCCGGTTGAGTTGCGCCGCGGCGCAGAGGCCGGCGGGTCCGGAGCCGATGACCGCCACGCGTTTGCCGGTACGCGCTTTCGGCGGCTCGGCGGTAACCCAGCCCTCGTCCCAGCCGCGGTCGATGATCGCCACCTCGATATTCTTGATGGTGACGGCCGGTTCGTTGATGCCGAGGACGCACGAGCCTTCGCAGGGAGCGGGACAGACGCGGCCGGTGAATTCGGGAAAATTATTGGTCTTGTGCAGCCGCGCCAATGCTTCTTTCCATAGCCCGCGGTACACGAGATCGTTCCACTCAGGTATCAGGTTGTTGATCGGGCAGCCTGAGGCCATACCGCTGAGCAAGGTGCCGGTGTGGCAGAAGGGAACGCCACAATCCATGCAACGCGCCCCCTGCTCCTGAAGCTTCTGGACGGGCATGTGCAGGTGGAATTCTTTCCAGTCACGAATCCGCTCCTGCGATGAGCGGTCCGCCGGCAGCTCGCGTTTGATCTCCAGAAATCCAGTTGGCTTGCCCATTTTATTGCAAATCAGTTCCCGCCGACGCGCGCCAGGCTATGGGCGTTTTCTTCGAAGGCAGCCATGACCGCCTCTTCGCCGCTGAGGCCAGCGGCTTTCACCCGCTTCGTGGCCTCGATAACGCGCTTGTAGTCCTTCGGCATGACCTTCACGAACTTCGGGGCCATATCGTCCCAAAGTTTCAGGATGTTGCGCGCCCGCTCGCTGCCAGTGTATTCCGCGTGCCGCTGGATCATCGCCCGTACTTCCTGGATTTCCTCGGGATCTTCCAGTTTCTCCAACCCGACCATCGCCGGGTTGCAACGCTGCGGAAAATCACCGACCACATCGAGGACGTAGGCGACACCACCGCTCATGCCTGCCGCGAAATTTCGGCCAGTCAGGCCGAGTACGACCACGCGCCCGGCGGTCATATACTCGCAGCCATGATCGCCGACGGCTTCGACGACGGCGCGCACCCCGCTGTTACGGACTCCAAATCGTTCGCCAGCCATGCCGCGAATGTATACCTCGCCACCCGTAGCGCCGTAAAGCGCGACGTTGCCGATAATGATGTTCTCCTCGGGCACGAACGTGGAACCCACGGGCGGATAGACGATGATCTTGCCGCCGCTGAGTCCCTTGCCCACGTAGTCGTTGGCATCGCCCTGGAGCGTCAGCGTCATGCCCCTGGGCATGAACGCGCCGAAGCTCTGGCCCGCGCTGCCTTTGAAGTGCAGCTTGATGGTGTCATCGGGCAGGCCTTCCGGCCCGAAACGCCGCGTGAGTTCGCTGCCTGTAATTGTTCCGACGACCCGGTTCGTGTTGCTGATCGGTAATGTTGCGCGGACCTGCTCGCGTCGCGCCAGCGCCGGTTCGCAAACTTTCAGCAGCAACTGCTTGTCAAGGGAGTGTTCCAAACCATGATCCTGGCCGATCTGGCGGGAGCGGCCCACGTCAGCAGGCATGTCCGGTTGGTGAAATACCTTGGAGAAATCCAGTCCGCGTGCCTTGTAGTGGTCGAGCGCCTTCTTCACGTCGAGACGGTCAACGTGTCCGACCATCTCGACGATCGTGCGGAACCCGAGCTGCGCCATCAATTCGCGGACTTCCTGCGCGATGAAGCGCATGAAGTTGACAACCGACTGCGGGTCGCCGGTAAATTTCGCGCGCAACTGCGGGTCCTGGGTGGCCACGCCAACCGGGCAGGTGTTGAGGTGGCACACGCGCATCATGATGCAGCCGAGCGTGACCAGGGGCGCCGTGGCGAACCCGAATTCCTCGGCGCCCAGCAACGCGGCGATTACCACATCCCGTCCGGTCTTGAGCTGGCCATCGGCTTCGACATAGACGCGGCTGCGGAGATTGTTGAGCACGAGCGTTTGCTGGGTCTCGGCGAGGCCCAGTTCCCACGGCGTGCCCGCGTGCTTTATGCTCGAAAGCGGCGAAGCCCCTGTGCCGCCGTCATGGCCGCTGATGAGAATAACGTCAGCGTGCGCCTTCGCGACGCCCGCCGCGACGGTGCCGACGCCGATTTCGCTGACGAGCTTGACGCTGATGCGGGCATGCTCGTTCGAATTCTTGAGGTCGTGGATGAGTTCCGCCAGGTCCTCAATCGAATAGATGTCGTGGTGTGGCGGCGGTGAAATGAGGCCCACACCCGGCGTGGAATGGCGCACCTTTGCGATCCAGGGATAAACTTTCGCGCCGGGCAGCTCGCCGCCCTCGCCAGGTTTTGCGCCCTGTGCCATCTTGATTTGAAGTTCCCGCGCTTGTGTAAGGTAATAGCTCGTCACGCCGAAACGACCGCTGGCCACCTGTTTGATCGCGGAATTCTTGCTGTCGCCGTTGGGCATGGGCTGGTAGCGATCGGGGTCCTCGCCGCCTTCGCCGGTATTGCTCTTGCCGCCGATGCGGTTCATCGCGATGGCCAGGGCTTCGTGGGCTTCCTTGCTGATGGAACCGTAACTCATTGCGCCGGTCTTGAATCTCTTGACGATGGAGTCCACCGATTCAACATCTTCCAGCGGAATAGGTTCCGGAGAGAATTTGAGATCGAACAACCCGCGCAAGGTGCAGAGGCTGCGCGACTGATTGTTGACCAGGTCCGAATATTCCTGAAAGACCTTGTAGTTGTTCGTGCGCGTGGAAAGTTGCAACCGTGAAATTGTCCCGGGATTGAACAAGTGGCTCTCACCATCGCTGCGCCATTGGTATTGGCCGCCGGGATCCAGTGTCGCGCCGTTGACGATTCGATCGGGGAACGCATGACGGTGGCGCAGGCGAACTTCCTCGGCGAGTATGTCGATGCCGACGCCTTCGACCTGCGAGGCTGTTCCCGTGAAATACTTGTCGACAACCGAGTGATTGAGACCAATGGCCTCAAAGATCTGCGCGCCACAATAGCTCTGGATGGTCGAGATGCCCATCTTGGCCATCGTCTTGACGACGCTCTTGGTGACGGCCTTGAGGTAATTCTTGACCGCTTTCTTCTGGTCTATGTCCTTGACGATACCCTGGCGAATCATGTCGTCGAGTGTCTCAAACGCGAGGTAGGGGTTGATCGCACCCGCCCCATAACCGATCAGGAGCGCGAAGTGATGCACCTCGCGCGGTTCGCCGGATTCGAGGACGAGCGCCACGCGGGTGCGCGTGCCCTTGCGGATGAGATGATGATGCATGCCCGCGACGGCGAGCAATGCGGGGATCGCTGCGTTCTCGTGGTCGACGCCGCGGTCGGACAGAATAAGGATGTTGTGGTCTTCCTTGATCGCCTTGCTTGCCTTGCGGAACAGTTGATCGAGCGCCTTCTCCAGCCCCTTGCCACCTTCATCCACCTTGAAGAGAGTCGGCAAGGTGATGGATTTGAAGCCGGGATGGTTGATGTGGCGGAGACGCTCGAACTCCTCATTGCTGAGAACGGGGCCTTTGAGTTGGATCTGGCGGCAGTTTTCCGGCTGCGGATCGAGCAGGTTGCCCTCCGGACCAATCGTGGTGAATGTCGAGGTGATGAGTTCCTCGCGGATGCAGTCGATGGGCGGGTTGGTGACCTGCGCGAACAACTGCTTGAAATAGTTGTAGAGCAACTGCGGCTTGTTCGAGAGCACCGCCAACGGCGTGTCGGTGCCCATCGAGCCGAGCGGCTGGACGGCGTCCTTGGCCATGGGCGCCAGGATGATGCGCAAGTCTTCGAAGGTGTATCCGAACGCTTGTTGCCGCAGGAGCACGGTCGCATGGTCGGGCTGATGCACGTGAGCCGGCTTGGGCAGGTCTTCGAGATCTACCAGGCCCTGCTGAAGCCACAGGCGATACGGTCGCTCCGTGGCGATCTTCTGCTTGAGTTCCTCGTCTGCAACGATGCGGCCGAGCTTCGTATCGACGAGGAACATGCGGCCCGGCTGGAGCCGACCTTTTTGTAGGACACGTTCCGGCGGAATGTCGAGCACCCCAACCTCCGACGCCATGATGACCTGGTCGTCCTTCGTCACGTAATAGCGCGACGGGCGCAGTCCGTTACGGTCGAGGACGGCGCCGATCTGCACGCCGTCGGTAAACGCAATGGAGGCCGGGCCGTCCCACGGTTCGATCAGGCAACCGTGATATTCGTAGAACGCCTTCTTCTCGTCGCTCATGCTCTCGTGGCCCGACCACGGTTCGGGAATCATCATCATCATCGCGTGCGGCAGCGAGCGGCCGCCGAGCACGAGGAATTCGAGGCAGTTGTCAAACATGGCCGAGTCGCTGCCGTCTTCATTGATGATCGGCAGCAGCTTCTTCATGTCGTCGCCGAAAAGATCGGACTTCAACAACGACTCGCGGGCGTGCATCCAATTGATGTTGCCGCGGAGGGTATTGATCTCGCCATTGTGCGCGACGTAGCGATACGGGTGCGCCCGTTCCCAGCTCGGGAACGTGTTCGTGCTGAACCGCGAGTGCACCAGCGCCAGCGCGGAGGCAAAGGCGGGGTCACGCAGGTCGGGAAAGAACGGGTCCACCTGCTCGGGCATGAGCATACCCTTGTAGATGATCGTCTTGTAGGACAGGCTCGAAATGTAGAAGCGATTGCCGCCTTTGATGCCGGCGTAGCGAATACCCCGTTCGGCCAGCTTGCGGACGACGTACAATTTGCGCTCGAACGCCATGTCGTCTTTGATTTTTGGATCACGCGCGATGAACACCTGGCGAACGATGGGTTCCGAAGCGCGCGCCGTTTCGCCGAGCGTCGTGTTGGTAGTCGGGACCGTGCGCCAACCCAGCAGGCGATGCCCTTCGTTTTCGACGATTTCCTCAAAAAGCTTCTCGCACTTGTAACGCGCGGCAGTATCGGGAGGCAGGTACACCATGCCGACGCCGTATTCGCCGTATGTGGGCAGGGCGATCTTATCCTGGGCGCAGACTTTCTGGAGGAACTCGTGCGGGGTCTGCAGCAGAATGCCCGCACCATCGCCCGAGTTGGCCTCGCAGCCACATGCGCCGCGGTGCGCCAGATTCATCAGGATCGTGAGCGCGTTACGAACGATGTCGTGAGACTTCTGGCCCTTGATGTTCACGACAAAACCGACGCCGCAGGAATCGTGTTCAAACTGCGGGTCGTACAGCCCTTGTTTCTCGGGCCAACCGTAAGGCGTCATGGCGCGGCCTCCGTGCGATGACTACACTTCGTACCTTGTGAACTTCTGAGCCACATTTCGGGGTTTCCCTCGCTGTAATTACTGTATGAAATTACTCACAAACGCCACTTTTGTGTTGAATTCCAATCGAAAAGTAGCAAAACTATGAACGAAAACAAGCGAAATCTTCAGCTTTCCAGAACTATCGACGCGGAGGCTACATTGCGTACCATCGACGACCAAGAGCGAGCCATTATCAAGGCCCTAATCCGCGACCCGCGCCAGAGCAATAACTACATTAGTCGAGTTACCGGCGTGCCGACGCCGACTGTGCGACGGAAGCGCCAGCGCCTCGAAGACGAAGGGCTGCTCAACTATTTCGCAGCGATCGACATGCAGGAGACGGGCACCGGCACCTTCAGCGCCCGGCACCTGTATATCATTAAATTCCGCATCGGTATCACTGTGAAACAGATCGTGGACGAAATCAAGAGCGAGCCGAACGTGCGCTCGGTATTCACCGACCTTATTTACGAATCGCACATCGCGGAAATGGACGGACGCGTGGCGCTGGTGATGATCATCGAGGGGAAAGACGACGCGGATATCATTGAGAACGTCCAGGGGAAGATCGTGCCCTCGCTGCGCAAGAACCATGGGCCAGACTCGATTGAGGAAATCTCCACGTTGCGCCTCCTCAGCCCGATCCGCGTGTTCCATAATTACGTGCCCTTGGTGAACATGCACAACGGCGTGCTGCGCGCTGATTGGACTGACGACGCCATCTTCGTGGGCTAGGGTTGCCATCGCTTCCTCTTCCAGCAGGTCACTTCCCGTTGCAGTCCTGGTCTACGGCTTCCTTCAGCATCTCGAAGAAATCGGGAATGGCGGAGGTCACTCGGTTCCAATTTGAGATCAGGGGAATGCCGAGCGGGTCGCGGAGATATTCATCCGCGGCGAGACGGAGCGCGTTCGTGAACGCGCGCACCGCCAGCATTTCCTGATGACGGTCGAAGGGAAGGCCGTTGATCGCGGCGTCGTCCTCGTACTGTTTCACCGCATCCTGCGCCACGCGCAGGTAGCGAATGGTCAGCGTCTTGAAGAGCGCATCGGAGAGCACGAGCCCTTCCGTTGCCAGGTTGCGGAAGACGGATTTCGCGATGTCAGCACTCATTTTCATGAGTCCCTTGCGCTCGTCATCCGCGGAGAGGATCTGGTGTTTGTGTTCGTAGGTATCGCACAAATCGACCTGGCAGATTCGTTTGGCCGTGCAGTTGCGGAACACCTCGCAGAGCACGCCCATCTCCAATCCCCAATCACCGGGAATGCGGTTGATGCGCGCGAGGTCGGCGAGCATCGAGAACTCGCCCGAGAGCGGGTAGCGGAAGCTGTCGAGGAATACCAGGAGCGGCACCTCGCGCCCGAGGACTTTCTGCAGGGCGCGAATCAGCGGCGTGACCAGCAGCCGCGTGACGCGACCGTAGAAGCGGTCCGAGACACGGGCGTAGAAGCCCTTGCAGAATTCATAGTCCATGTTCGGACTCGCGAGCGGGAACACCAGCCGCGCGAGGAGTTCGCGGTCGTAGGTGCGGATGTCGCAATCGTGGAGCGCGATGATCTTGCACTGTTCGTCGGCCAGCACGAAGCCCGACGACAACCACATGTTACTGCCTTTGCCCGGACCGCCGATGGAAAGGTCGTTCTTGACCATCAATTTCATCAGCTTGCGCAGGCGCGGCCCGTCGCGCCAGAGGATTTTCACTTCTTGCGGCAGGGTGGAGAAAAAGCGGCGCGCTTGATCGAACTGGCGCTGGTCCGCGCGGTCGAGCCCCACGACGACCTGGCGGATGTAACGGACACCCCGCAGATGTCCCAGGATATTCCTGAGGGCCGGGCCTTCCAATTCGCTGTAGAGACAGGGCAGCACCAGCGCGATGGGCCGTCGCCCGGTGTATTCCGCCAGCGTTGCTTCGATCGCCTCGAGATCGTACTTGCCGAGACGATGGAACGTGCTGATGACGCCGCTTTGATGAAAGTCGCTCATGGCTTCATAAAGTGCTTCGCACCCGCCTGACCTGATTGTAAGATTACGCGGGGTCGACGGTGTGAAGCAATTTATTTTCTTGTCCGTCCGTTTGTTTATATGAGCGACGCGAAGGTCATTTTTTGGGACGTCTACGGCACGCTGGTCACGGCGCAACGCGGGAATCTCGACTCCCTGGTGCAACGCGAGGCCGAATTGCGCACAGTGTTTGAGCGCACCGTCAAGAATTTTGGCCTCGACGTTGCCCCGGAACGCCTGCATGACCTCTTCCTGCGCGGCATCCGGGCCGAACGCGAGGCGCGCGCGGCGCAAGGCGTTGCGCATCCCGAAGTGCGCATCGACGAAATCTGGTTCAAATTACTGGAGAAGTTTCGACCTGAGGACCCGCCCACGATCAATTTTGCGCGCGAGGTCGCGCTATTTTTTCAGCGGCAGGCCAACCCGGCGCAACTCCAACCGCACGCCTTTGACGTGTTGACCACGCTCAAGAAGCGGGGTTTTCGCCACGGGATCATCTCCAACGCGCAGTTCTACACGCCGATTGAGTTGTCCTTCCTGTTCCGCGACGAAAGCGCGTGCGCCATTTGCACGTACGAATCCATCTTCGACCCGCTGCTCGTCTTTTTCTCGTTTGACCTCGGCATTGCCAAGCCGGACCCGGCCATTTTTCGGCGCGCAGTTGAAGCGTTGACACGGGAGAACATCATGCCCGACGACTGCGTCTTCGTGGGCAATTCACCCGCCAACGACATTGCGCCCGCCCAGCATATCGGGTTCAAGACCGTTCTCTTTGCGCCAGAAGCCATCCCTGAATCCACAACGAAGCCCGACCTGGTGATTCACAACCTCGCGCAGCTTTTGGAATGGCTGTGAAGATCGCGATCCTGCACTACCACCTGCGACCCGGCGGCGTGGCGACCGTTATCCGCAACGCGCAACGCGCCCTGGCGGGGAAATTCGAAGTCCAGATCCTTGCGGATTTCGGTTACGACGAACATCCGGCGCGCAGCCGGGCCGTGTTCGTCGCGGAATCAAGCCGACTGGCAGAGCGTATTGCGAAACGCCTTCGAGGTGTCGACGTTCTGCACACTCACAATGTCGGACTTGGCAAGCACCCGCGGCTGACGTATGCGGTAAAGCTGCTTGCGGAGCAACGCCGGATCAAGATCATCAATCAGGTCCACGACTTTCCTGAGGACGATCGGCCAGCGCAACTGAGCGCGCTGCGCAACTGCGCCGGCAAGCGTGATGACGCCTTCCAGCGCACACTGTGCTATTACGACGCGCCGAACATGATTTGGGCGACGCTGACCACGCACGATGCGGCGAAACTCGCGACGCACGGGGTGCCGGCGGGGAAAATTCACGTCCTACCGAACCCGGTGGATGAGGAGTTCTTCACCCAACCAGCACCATCCCGCGCCGAGTTGCAATCCGTGCGGGCGCAGCTTGCCGCGTTTGCCCACGCGCATCGATTCCTTTTCGACCCGCGAAAGAAGCTGCTGCTTTCGCCGATGAAGGTGATGGTTCGGAAGAACAATGCCGAGGCCGTGGAGTTGGTGAAACGACTGGAGCAATACCAACTCGTCATCTCGCTTGATGCGTCCTCCGCGAGGGACCGCGATTACAGCGAGCGGCTCAAGAAGAAGATCCGGCGGGAACGGCTGCCCGTGGTGATCGGCTTTGGCGCGGCCCTGGACAATTCACAGCCGCTGTTTCACCTGGCGCACGCGGTCCTCACGACGTCCGAGGTCGAAGGGTTCGGTTATACGTTTGTCGAAGGCTGGCTGTGCCATAGGTCGGTGGTGGGCCGCGATATACCCGAGGTCACCCGGGACTTTGTCACGGCGGGAATGAAGATGGGCCATTTTTACCGGACGTTTGACAACGAGGCGGTCCGTCGCCTGGCGGACTTCTTGGCCCGGCCACCCCGCAAGCTTATCGAGGACAATCGGAAGATCGTGCTGAAAGAGTATTCGCTGCGGGCGTACGCGCGGCGGTACGAGAAGCTATTGCGGAAATTCCCCCGGGGGGGTGTGCTCGGCGCTTTCGATCAGGTTGTGTAACCGGCGCTTCAAGACGGTGAGTGAGAAATGCTGCCGGGCGATGGTGAAATTGCGGTCGGCCATTTGCTTGCGGAGCTCGGGATCGTTGAGCACGTGGCGGACTTTCTCGACCACGTCATCGGTGACGTAGCCATCCATCGTAACCGTCTCGAACCCGAGCGGCTCGATATCGAGCATGTAGACCGAGTAACGGTTGACCACGATCGGCTTGCGAAAATAGATCGCTTCGAGGAAGGCGTTGCCGAAGCCTTCGTAGATGCTCGGGTAGGTGACGATATCGGCGTGCGGATAAATGTCCCAGAGCGTGTAGATCTTTTGGCCCTTTTCATCGAAGCTGCGCGTCTCGCTGAAGCGGTTGGCCATAAAGCGAATGTCCACGCCTTCGGACTGGGCGAGCTCGCGCAGCCAATTGTAATAGGCCAGCCCCTCGTCGCCCGCGCTGTGTGAGACGACCAACTTGGCGCGCGGTTCCTTCAGGCGGCGCACCAACTCGATGGCGTGCTCGACGCCCTTGCGCGAGACGAGGCGTGTTGGTTGGAGAATGAGGATGTCGTCGGGTTTCAGCCCGATTTGTTCGCGCAAGTCGCGGGCGTACTCGTCCATCGCCGGCGGTTCGGTGTCGAAATCAAACACGTTGGGGATCAGCGAGGCGGCAATGCCTTTGCGCTGGGCGAGTTCGCGGCGCGCGGGAGTATTGATGACCACGTGCTTGATACTCGGCAAGCTTGGCGGAAAGGCGGCGTCGAGGATGTCCTGCACCGCGTTGATCATGAAGCGCTGGCGTTCCCAGTAGAAATCGTGATGGTGGGCGATGGCGTGGATGCCGGTCTCGGCGATGAACTCGGTCAGCGCCATGCCGAGCGGCAGGTTCATGGGGATCGTCAGCACGTTTTGCGGCACGAGCAAGTCGATCGCGAATTTCTTCACGAACCCGGCGAGGCCGGTTTTGATGCGCCCACGCAACTCGTGGAGTTGCTCGGTTGTTTCCCCCAGGCGGGTGTGGACGCCAAAGCATTTCTGGTGGAGGGCGACGATTTCGGGATGCGTGAAATGGGCCTCGGGCAGCAGGACGCCAGGGATGATCTTGGGATCGAGTTGCCCCGCGCAGAAAAAGGTGCTGTGGCCGAGATCGCGGCAGATGCGCGCCCACTTGATGGTTTCAAGCGTCACGCCATCGGTGCCGGCCAGCCGCGTGGAGATGAACCCAATATTCATCGACACAGCTACTCTTGCGCAATTGCGGTGTTTGAGTCAAGGTCATGAATCGGCGAAAGGGTGGTTGTAACGGAGACTGGACGCTGGCGCGTCGTGCAGGTATGCTCTCGCCACGAACTTTGAAAGGGAACCACGCAACATGAAACGTCTGCAGATAATCGTCGCATGCACACTCGCCCTGGCGATGTTGGGCCTGGCGGGATGTTCGAAACCGGCGGCCGAGGACGCGCCCCCACCCAAGGCCGTCACAACCAAAAAGATCGAGTTCCCGGCGCCGACAAACCTGCCGTCCGCGCAGCCGGCCGGGAGCGTTACAACAACGGCTCCGTCCGCGGCTGTCGTTCCGCAGGAGGACTCACCGGCGGAGGCCGCCGCCGAACTCAAGCAATACGAGGCCGATTACCAGAACACATCGGATTTCCAGAAGCGCGTCGTGATCATCTACAACCTCAGTTCGGTCGAGTCCCCGGATACCGTCGACACCATCGGTCGCCTGTTTCTCAATGAGAAGGACAAGGAGCTGAAGGTCGAGCTGGTCAACTCGCTGCTGGACATCGAGGGACAGAACGAGAAGAAACTGGCGATCCTCAGCACGGCGGTCCGCGGCGACCAGCCGAAAGACGTGCGACTCCAGGGAATCGACGCGATGGGGGACACGGAGGACAAGCGCGCGATCCAGATCCTGCAGGGAATGCTGACCGACCCCGATCAGGATATTATCGATGCGGCGAAGGACACCATCGATCAGTTGCAGTCGGATGTGGCACAGCCGCAAGCACCGGCGCAGATCCAGGCCCAGCCCGTGCCGCAGACGCAGCCAATGAAATAGGCAACAAGTCGGGCGGGAAGATAATCGTTGACGGAGGCGCGGGCTTCCGTTATGTTTTTCGCCCCTTCCCAAGAGGAAAAGGACACATTCATGTACGCAGTTATTCGAACAGGTGCCAAGCAGTATCGCGTCCAGCCCGGCGACGTTTTGGAGGTCGAACTCCTCGACGGCGAAAAGGGCAAGGAAATCGCGTTGGAGGACGTTTTGTTGGTGGCTGACGGCGAGAAAATTCAGGTCGGCAAGCCTAATATCAAAGGCGCGCGCGTGACCGCCGAGGTCATCGACGAGGACAAGAAGGGCAAGAAGGTCATCGCCTTCAAGTTCCGCCGCCGCGAAGGTTACCATCGCAAACGCGGCATCCGCGCGCACCACACCGTTTTGAAAATCAAAGAGATTATTGTATAGTAGTGGCCGTTCAGGAGTAACCAGTCATGGCACATAAAAAAGGTCAAGGAAGTTCAAGAAACGGCCGCGATAGCGTCAGCAAACGTCTTGGCGTGAAACGATTTGGCGGTGAGACCGTCACCGCCGGCAGCATCATCATCCGCCAGCGTGGCGCCCGCTTTGTCGCCGGCACGAATGTCGGCATCGGTCGCGATTGGACCCTGTTCGCCTTGATCGATGGCCAGGTCCGCTTCGACAAGCAGAGTCGCCGCGTCAACATCGACCCCGTCGCCGCACCCGCCAGCAAGTCGTAGGGTAATTCATTTTGAGAGCGAAGGAGCGGACCTGTGGGTCTGCTCCTTTTGCTTTTCGGGCTTTGGCGAGACGCTTCCGTGGCGGAACAACCGTGATCTTGACTGGATTAGGCAACGGCGTACGATGTGATGAGGAGCTACGAACGAAATGACACCCGAATTGTCTGATGTTGAGGCCTGATCCCAATGGCTGTGACAAAGACATTGTGGAAGATTCCAGACCCGACATCGGCGCGCAGACGACCAGATTGAGGAGCTCAATCACCGTACTTGCGTCGTGAGCTGCCTCTTTGACAAGCGAGGGGAGCACGGATATAGGATGTTTTTCGCTGGCATAGAGACGTATCGGGTTACGTACCATTTGTCATGCACGGGCGAAATGGTGGACGCTTACGGTCAAGTAGTTGACCTCGGGGAAACTGATTGTCTGAGCGAAATATCCACACGACTCAGCCGGCGCGGGGCTCAAAGCGGCGGGCTTTGCCATCTCATGGTCTACTTTGACGATGGCCCGTGTTATGAATTCATATGTAAGTCTTTTCACGCTGAAGATCTGAAGGGCGCGTTGTTATCGGGAACTCGGTGAATGGCCGTTGGCTTGGCGCTTCTTGGCGAGAAATCAGGTCTCATCATCACACCTTGACGTAACGTGTAGCACTCGCTGCGTTCCATCAGTATCTTAAAGGTCGCACTTCGTATGACCCCATCTGGAGGAGCGGTCTATCGCAAATCGATAATTTTACTGGACGCAGTGTGCCGGGATGGGTATAGTCAGCGCGTGGATTATGAA
This Verrucomicrobiia bacterium DNA region includes the following protein-coding sequences:
- a CDS encoding glycosyltransferase family 4 protein, which translates into the protein MNIGFISTRLAGTDGVTLETIKWARICRDLGHSTFFCAGQLDPKIIPGVLLPEAHFTHPEIVALHQKCFGVHTRLGETTEQLHELRGRIKTGLAGFVKKFAIDLLVPQNVLTIPMNLPLGMALTEFIAETGIHAIAHHHDFYWERQRFMINAVQDILDAAFPPSLPSIKHVVINTPARRELAQRKGIAASLIPNVFDFDTEPPAMDEYARDLREQIGLKPDDILILQPTRLVSRKGVEHAIELVRRLKEPRAKLVVSHSAGDEGLAYYNWLRELAQSEGVDIRFMANRFSETRSFDEKGQKIYTLWDIYPHADIVTYPSIYEGFGNAFLEAIYFRKPIVVNRYSVYMLDIEPLGFETVTMDGYVTDDVVEKVRHVLNDPELRKQMADRNFTIARQHFSLTVLKRRLHNLIESAEHTPPGEFPQ
- the rplU gene encoding 50S ribosomal protein L21 codes for the protein MYAVIRTGAKQYRVQPGDVLEVELLDGEKGKEIALEDVLLVADGEKIQVGKPNIKGARVTAEVIDEDKKGKKVIAFKFRRREGYHRKRGIRAHHTVLKIKEIIV
- the rpmA gene encoding 50S ribosomal protein L27, which encodes MAHKKGQGSSRNGRDSVSKRLGVKRFGGETVTAGSIIIRQRGARFVAGTNVGIGRDWTLFALIDGQVRFDKQSRRVNIDPVAAPASKS